In a genomic window of Rhopalosiphum maidis isolate BTI-1 chromosome 4, ASM367621v3, whole genome shotgun sequence:
- the LOC113559899 gene encoding iron-sulfur cluster assembly 1 homolog, mitochondrial, translated as MAGRIVSASIRAVAGSKKPIKAALTLTPSAVDQLKKILSGKSDCIGLKIGVKQRGCNGLSYTLDYASEKHKLDEEVVQDGIRVFIDRKAQLTLLGTEMDFVQSKLSSEFVFYNPNIKGTCGCGESFNI; from the exons ATGGCCGGACGTATAGTGTCAGCCTCTATAAGAGCAGTAGCTGGAAGTAAAAAACCTATTAAGGCTGCTCTTACCTTG aCACCATCGGCTGTTGATCAACTAAAAAAGATACTGTCCGGAAAATCAGACTGT aTTGGTCTTAAAATTGGCGTTAAACAACGAGGATGCAATGGTTTAAGTTATACATTGGACTATGCCAgcgaaaaacataaattagatGAAGAAGTTGTACAAgatg GAATTCGTGTGTTTATTGATAGAAAAGCTCAGTTGACATTACTTGGAACTGAAATGGACTTTGTTCAATCTAAATTGTCTTCAgaatttgtgttttataatcCAAACATTAAAGGAACTTGTGGATGTGGTGAAAGTTTTAACATCTAA
- the LOC113559889 gene encoding mediator of RNA polymerase II transcription subunit 26 produces MQKTFFDIKHRLLSALDDEYNVTDMSTVFEVISTLEQLPVTTEVLEATRIGKMVNELRRKTVDKQLAKRAKELVQRWRNLMINSAQVIQQAKLPSSQSNGMLSNYSKRPMTSPDQCTAPIKKPKLNGIPSLSSTIKSPPPVQKTPEPIPSPVNELDPEPDPILEPQGPKKRGRKKGGKNSSKLGIKPTNPVDLERMVCVGASKLKTTQEIIASLRKDDENYQLEEKPQILPVQEFQDEPSITKVDKPSRPKVSDIDRQIQEIYNRLPPLDLEAIDWSSPPPSPPRPPLSPTDLVDGAQIEGVTGNWENGETFREWHEVLTRANDTGEPLVILPYVIID; encoded by the exons ATGCAGAAGACTTTTTTCGACATAAAACATAGGTTATTGAGCGCATTGGACGATGAATACAAT GTTACCGACATGTCTACAGTGTTCGAGGTTATTTCAACCCTTGAACAACTACCGGTTACTACGGAGGTGCTCGag GCAACTCGTATTGGCAAAATGGTTAATGAATTACGACGTAAAACTGTGGACAAACAGTTGGCCAAACGTGCGAAGGAGCTTGTACAGAGATGGCGTAACCTAATGATAAATAGTGCTCAAGTCATACAACAGGCTAAGCTTCCATCCTCACAGTCCAATGGCATGCTTAGCAACTATAGTAAAAGACCTATGACTTCACCTGATCAATGTACAGCACCTATTAAA aAACCAAAATTAAATGGAATACCTTCTCTAAGCTCAACCATCAAATCACCACCACCAGTTCAAAAAACACCAGAACCAATACCTAGTCCAGTTAATGAGCTTGATCCAGAACCTGATCCTATTTTAGAACCACAGGGTCCAAAAAAACGTGGCCGTAAAAAAGGAGgtaaaaattcttcaaaacTGGGGATAAAACCTACCAATCCTGTGGATTTGGAAAGAATGGTGTGTGTTGGTGCCAGTAAATTGAAAACCACCCAAGAAATAATTGCGTCATTACGAAAGGATGATGAAAATTATCAATTGGAAGAAAAACCACAAATACTACCTGTACAAGAGTTCCAGGACGAACCGTCTATAACAAAAGTTGATAAACCTAGTCGACCTAAAGTTTCAGACATCGACCGACAAATAcaggaaatatataatagattaccTCCTCTAGATCTAGAAGCCATAGACTGGAGTTCACCTCCACCATCACCACCACGCCCCCCTCTGTCCCCTACTGATTTGGTAGACGGAGCTCAAATTGAAGGCGTTACTGGTAATTGGGAAAATGGTGAAACATTTAGAGAGTGGCACGAGGTCTTAACTAGGGCAAACGATACTGGTGAACCGCTTGTCATACTACCATACGTGATAATTGACTGA
- the LOC113560469 gene encoding PHD finger protein 20 encodes MNFDIGTELLIQSPGNVWTPAFVEEDDCDEIFITYKDGNGANEWINKDSHRIKPMNEEWISKLTKIPTHSENIVPDIKSIITNVPSTEKEISKKSTSSVPRSSSIFKVKFKKDDFLSKKTQDSKNKEQKVMKDAKKSSDRESKQLLLCGTPSNEKHSTSTTLKHSHIVENSEMEDIKVAESINSSKIPKPLTETNLLRSENFEELLEDIEAEAEICSPTKSISRNDIKQKKKKKKSYFGQKRRSEKKKSKSKKSESKKKKLVVKLNTNNVKKVSTLPDNSILNHSDDKETSPPLKKLKPSLPISSPQENSINQSCSPLFQELANNTLLQKIRMDAANEQGLRCPKQECRKLFRKENLLMMHIKHYHSEYTELLVSTPNVTDLATARIEGENVDELSPSYFLHRISQLEAKRSWGNTSYETPLPTTMPSSLKLTEQEISNNTSLNSENYNTTFTSIDQPNNTTQTYNSKDSGISGVVESFSSITETPIKQQQYVEMKEAIRNITLIDDFENETRDSYDMISIGGSDRHFKIKKNKSDVETLPKEEVINCSCASNQEDGLMIQCDICLCWQHGYCNKIDSEDQVPDNYICTSCLNPLKKRRSKQYDYSQDWIKEGTLASVLQHKDERRRKDEAILKQSHQLVAEVIEHNNYLHSLRVKTTIYGQTPDHPKLYLWSEQGSTRNEEPIQDKLEELLSGPVPEKPINTSDCRKNLLVEIEDGFDNLEARINLFEAKTNGLEDQVNGCVDNEVLTNTVTLLLRDLNSINHHMSFENNNNNKEEETV; translated from the exons atgaatttcgaCATTGGAACAGAACTTCTAATTCAATCTCCGGGAAATGTATG gaCACCGGCTTTTGTAGAAGAAGATGATTGtgatgaaatttttataacttacaagGATGGTAATGGGGCAAATGAATGGATTAATAAAGACAGTCATAGAATTAAACCTATGAACGAAGAATGGATATCCAAATTGACAAAAATTCCAac tcattctgaaaatattgtacctgatataaaatcaataattactaATGTTCCATCCACTGAAaaagaaatatcaaaaaaatctacTTCAAGTGTACCACGATCATCCAGTATATTTaaagtgaaatttaaaaaagatgattttttgtcaaaaaaaaccCAAG attctaaaaataaagaacaaaAAGTAATGAAAGATGCTAAAAAGTCTTCAGATCGTGAATCAAAACAACTTTTATTGTGTGGTACTCct AGTAATGAAAAACATTCTACCAGcacaacattaaaacattcacACATTGTAGAAAATTCAGAAATGGAAGACATAaaag ttGCAGAAAGTATTAATTCTTCAAAAATTCCAAAACCTTTGACAGAAACTAATTTATTGAGATCCGAAAATTTTGAAGAACTATTAGAAGATATTGAAGCAGAAGCTGAAATATGTTCACCAACAAAATCTATTTCTCgtaatgatataaaacaaaagaaaaaaa aaaaaaaatcatattttggtCAAAAAAGGcggtctgaaaaaaaaaaatcaaaatcaaaaaaaagtgaaagtaaaaagaaaaaattagtagttaaattaaatacgaataatgttaa AAAAGTTAGTACATTGCCAGATAATAGCATATTGAATCATTCAGATGATAAAGAAACATCACCACCtttgaaaaaactaaaaccatCTCTTCCTATCAGTAGTCCACaagaaaattcaataaatcaaaGTTGTTCACCTTTATTCCAAGAACTAGCTAACAATACTCTACTACAAAAAA TTAGAATGGATGCTGCTAATGAACAAGGATTAAGATGTCCAAAACAAGAATGTCGAAAATTATTTCGTAAAGAAAATCTTTTAATG atgcaTATTAAACACTATCATTCTGAATACACTGAATTATTGGTGTCAACACCAAATGTAACAGATCTTGCGACAGCAAGAATCGAAGGTGAAAATGTTGATGAATTATCTCCATCATATTTTCTTCATAGAATATCTCAATTAGAAGCTAAAAGAAGTTGGGGCAATACATCTTATGAAACACCTTTGCCAACTACAATGCCTTCATCATTAAAACTGACTga acaAGAAATCAGTAATAATACCTCTCTTAATTctgaaaattataacacaacATTCACATCCATTGACCAACCAAATAATACAACTCAAACTTACAAttctaa GGATTCTGGAATTTCTGGTGTAGTAGAATCATTCAGCTCAATAACTGAGACGCCAattaaacaacaacaatatgtTGAAATGAAAGAAGCTATtagaaatataacattaattgatgattttgaaaatgaaactAGAG ACAGTTATGATATGATAAGTATAGGAGGCTCAGACaggcattttaaaattaaaaaaaataaatctgacGTTGAAACTTTACCAAAAGAAGAGGTAATCAATTGTTCATGTGCTTCAAACCAAGAAGATGGTTTAATGATTcaa tgtgATATTTGTTTGTGCTGGCAACATGGATATTGTAACAAAATCGATTCTGAAGATCAAGTACCCGACAATTATATTTGCACTAGTTGTTTAAATCCTCTAAAGAAAAGACGATCAAAACAATATGACTATTCACAGGATTGGATTAAAGAAGGAACATTAGCCAg TGTCTTGCAACATAAAGATGAGCGACGAAGAAAAGATGAAGCTATTTTAAAACAGTCTCATCAGTTAGTAGCTGAAGTAAtagaacacaataattatttgcacAGTTTACGAGTTAAAACTACAATTTACgg TCAAACCCCTGATCATCCTAAACTTTATTTGTGGTCTGAACAAGGTTCAACGAGAAATGAAGAACCTATTCAAGATAAGCTTGAAGAat TGCTTTCTGGTCCAGTACCTGAAAAACCTATCAAC
- the LOC113559880 gene encoding protein PFC0760c-like, translating into MYSNTLNDELEPRQAPKPTHFQELSAKPEVPELSVVFDSSENNSKSLNKHPPYINNQNTHETYSEWKNRQNRSPPVHKDTRYYEPRNKQYYGSSSYSDCDQNPYGHFSDKMSYKSGSECHKCACQNTPTVKDIYSMMQLQNEQMKFLLETIQKLLVTVLSNQQTQHKCCCSENAHCKKDNDSKNTEVFKNDLTQEKCLSQYSHNNHSEKLQTNLKKSETVQNKTKPKQNLKYSGKPDITSIEKEKPKTPVNTRCDNSKDEKDNTKEKERTYSIISDESFDLNANDVQVIEDPISPEQSIHIDMKSSSEDSENSECEENDKKIEVGWTMYKNIIGQVNNLLEDNKSEQKCNVAEQIECVKPTATITPKNFEPYKHFMLPENSKIDSSLQMQALAMQYLSPEQAIKFDMNKHFVPTTQPTMKSPNNYSISTLHYMERYHLIAPEKSCTSENPQQKLPTEGLLNKNKKALRKNKTPSKILNITELKQQPKLS; encoded by the exons ATGTACTCAAATACTCTCAACGATGAACTCGAACCTCGTCAGGCACCCAAGCCCACACACTTTCAA gaATTGTCAGCCAAACCTGAAGTCCCAGAATTATCAGTCGTATTTGATTCGtcagaaaataattcaaagtcATTAAATAAACACCCACCATATATTAACAATCAAAATACTCATGAAACGTATAGTGAATGGAAAAATCGTCAAAATCGCTCACCTCCAGTACATAAAGACACTCGTTACTATGAACCACGCAACAAGCAATATTATGGATCTTCATCATACAGTGATTGTGATCAAAATCCTTATGGTCACTTTTCAGATAAAATGTCCTACAAGTCTGGTAGCGAATGTCACAAGTGCGCCTGCCAAAACACACCAACTGTCAAAGATATTTACAGCATGATGCAATTACAAAATGAACAAATGAAATTTCTTTTAGAAACCATTCAGAAATTGTTAGTCACTGTATTATCTAATCAGCAAACTCAACATAAATGTTGTTGCTCAGAAAATGCTCATTGTAAAAAAGATAATGATTCTAAAAACACAGaagtgtttaaaaatgatttaactcAAGAAAAATGTCTTTCGCAATATTCTCACAATAACCATTCAGAAAAACTACAGaccaatctaaaaaaatctgaaactgtacaaaacaaaaccaaaccaaaacaaaatttaaaatattcaggtAAACCAGATATTACTTctatagaaaaagaaaaaccaAAAACTCCAGTTAATACTAGATGTGATAATAGTAAAGATGAGAAAGATAACACAAAAGAGAAGGAAAGGACATACTCCATCATAAG TGATGAATCATTTGATTTGAATGCAAATGATGTTCAAGTAATTGAAGATCCAATATCTCCTGAACAATCGATTCATATTGATATGAAATCATCATCTGAGGATAGtgaaaatag TGAATGTGAagaaaatgacaaaaaaattgaagttgGATGgacaatgtataaaaatattatt ggGCAAGTAAATAACTTACTTGAAGATAATAAGAgtgaacaaaaatgtaatgtagcTGAACAAATAGAATGTGTTAAACCTACAGCGACAATTACaccaaa GAATTTTGAaccatacaaacattttatgttacccgaaaatagtaaaatagatTCCAGCTTACAAATGCAAGCACTTGCCATGCAGTACTTATCACCTGAACAAGCCATAAAAT ttgatatgaataaacattttgtgcCAACAACACAACCAACCATGAAATCTCCAAATAACTATTCTATTTCAACACTACATTATATGGAAAGATATCATCTGATTGCACCTGAAAAATCATGTACTTCAg aaaatcctCAACAAAAATTACCAACGGAaggattattaaacaaaaacaaaaaagcaTTGCGGAAAAATAAAACCCcttcaaaaatacttaatattactgAACTTAAACAACAACCAAAGTTATcgtaa